The genomic window GGCGGAATCGTTCAATCTTCCCATTAGATTGAGGCGAACGAATTGATATGGTTTCATGAACAATTCTGTTCCTTGAAAGAAAGGTTGTAAAAGGCCTTTCTTTTACTTTGTATGCTTTTTTATTACTTCAATTAGTAGTAGTAAATTCCGGAGCATTATCAGTGCGAAGGCGTTTAATGGTTATGCCAAGTTCTCCGAAATTTTTTATTGCTCTTTGCACGGCATTAAGGGCATTGTTAGTTCCTAAACTAAACTATCATAAACATAACCAAATACTATGCGTGTCATTTCGTCAATGAAATCATAAATGTAATATTTTTTATCAACCGGAAAATTTGATGTGGTAATAATTTTAGCATCCATTTGTAAAAGACCAATCTCGGAGACTTCATAACGCTTAAAATGGCGTTTAGTTTGTTTGATTTGTTGTTTTAATTCTTTTCAACGAGGGTCAGATTTAATTAAACGATAAAAAGTTTTAATATTTTTCGGAACTTCTGAATTTTTAACATCATGAAAACCGATTTTTAAATTGTTAAATAAAGACCACATTCCACCGGCTTGAAGATTTTTGTAATCAAAATATAAATCACATACTTTTTCACGAGAATTTAAACTATATTGATAATTAAGATTTTGTGGTTTTGTAGTTTTAAACAATAACAAATCCAAATTGTCAGAATAATAAGCAGTTATAATTTTTTGTGCCCAACGATAAAAGGTTTTCGTTGCATTCTTAAAATATTTTTTAATAAGTTTTGTTAAAGTAGTTTCTTCAATATAGAAATAAGTACATAAATTTAAATAAGCAGTAATGCGTTTTTTAGTTTTATAGTAATAAGGATTACGGCAATTAGCACTTAGTCAACTTTGGATTTTTGCTTTTAAATCCGCTAAATCAGCTTGAGAAATAATATATTTCATTTTTTTAAACTTCTTAAATTAAGAAAACCGTATTACAAAAAATACGATTTTCAAACATATTTATTAAAATTGCTAATTAATTAGTTATTTTTGCTAAAAATGAACTTATAAAATATTGTGGTTTGTTTAATTGATATCTATCTAAATAAACACAAATGACACTTTAATACTTTCAAGTTTAGGAATTTCTCAGCCATAAGTAGTCAATATATCTTCAGATGGTTTTGGTTTATAAACACCTTCTCGTTTAAAAAAATCCTTTATAGGATTATTAATACTTTGATTTTCGATTAAAAAGCTTTTTTCAGACATATCATCTGGAAAACGAACACTTTCATCATAAAAAGTTATTCTTCCGGCAGAGGCAAAACTCTCTACATTAAAAAAAGTATTTTTAATGCTAACAAACTCTAATTCACAATTATTGCCACATTGACCGGGATTAGTTGCTCGTTTTTGTCGTTTCATAAAGAGAATTGTTCCATATTAGGTTTTGTTGGTTGGTTGTTTTGTATCAAAGAACGCCCCTAATGGCACCAAACTAATAAACATTATAATAAAAAAAATCAAGAAATAATCTTATGCATCTCATCACGCCTTAAAACTATTTTTTATCGCTTTAAAAGCATCAGAAAATTTATATTGATTATGATGTATGTTGCGGACATTCACAATTAACAACTTGCATTTGATGCTTTCTAAAAACTTTGTTAAAATAATAACCCCTAATAATTAACTTAATACCAGTTATTAACAAATAAACGATTAATAATCAAAAATACACCTTAAGAACTACATTTTGAAAATCAAACAATATAAAATCTTTAAAAAACTTATCTGTGTTAGTTCGAATTTTTGTTAAAAATACTCAAATTATAACCATGACAGTATGAAATATAATAAAAAAATGCATAAAACCTAAAACATTTTTAAATCATTTAATATTTAATATTTTCTTTAACTTTTTCATTTTTTAACTCCTTTCAAAATATTTTTTTATTCAGTAGGTTCTCTTAAAATTAAATATATTGTTGATAAAATACAAATCGTTCCTAAAATTTGAAAAATCGGATGTTGGAAAAATAACCTTATCATTGGTTTAAACAAATCTAAAATTTTAATATTTTTTGATAAAATATTATTAAAATATTCCAATCCCTCACGAACATAGGCTAATAAACCTAAAAAATCACCTAAAGCAAAAATAGAAAAAACAGCAACAAGAATAAATAATATTATTAATTTAAATATTTTAAATATCTACCTTTTTATTCGCCGTCCGTGTTGATTAACTCACGGTCTATTTTTAGGACTATTACCATTACCACTAAATTTCTTAATTGGACCACTAGATGATTTTTTCTTAGCTCCTCAATTAGCAACTGATTTTCGATATTTTTTACGAAAACCAATTTTTGGTCGTTCAATATAAATACCTAAAATGCCACCAATTACAAGATTTATCACGAGCATAATTAGCGGAAAAATAATAATGCGAATATCTGTTCCAGGAATGGTTAAAGTTCAAATTAAATCAAAAACTTTATAAAACATATCGCCAATCAAACTAGCCATTTTTTCTAAGTTTTCCATTTTTTTAAACTCCTTTACTTATTTTTCTTCTTTAGATTATTTTTTAACTTAGTAAGTATCTTGCTAAATTTCTCCATTTTTAAATATTCTAAGGCTTCAATATCCATTACATTATCATTTCAAAATTTATGTTGATAATTATCATTCAAAGCACGATTACTTAATTCACGCAAGAATGATAAATATTTATTATCGTAAAGATTTAAGATTGACATCGGGATTTTCAATTTAAAGAAATAAATGTCTAATTCCGGAATGCTACGATACTTGATTTTGCGACCTTTTTTATCATTTTTGGCATTAATCAAAGTTAACCGTAATTGTTCGTATTCGCTTACCGATTTAAAAGTGCCATAAATAACTTGTAAATAGGATCGAAAGATACTAACTGGCTTCTTTCTAATACCAACAATTATTGAATTCGCAATATCACGAACTTTAACTCATATATGTTCAGCTCGTTGTCCGCTTGCTAATACGATATGGGTAAATTGTCGAGCCGAAGCAAAATATTCTTGCAAACCTTGAGTTTACCCTATCATTTTCTTTATAGTCAGTTCCTTCTAAAAATAAGTTGGTTTCATCTCATAACAGTAAATGCTTTTCTTCTAATATCGGATAATTATAATCTAATAAAGACATATGCCCTAATGAAAGCATTTGTTTATCTGTAATCGGAAAAGTAGAAATCGTTTTTCAACCACTTAATAAGTAAGAAGCCAAAACCCATTAAAGCGGTTTTTCCAGTTCCTAAGGCAAGGCGCCAATTACTAAATTTAAAGGTAAATTTAATAAGAAATTAATAAAACTACGACGTGCAAAAAAATGAGAAATTTTAGTATATAAAATATACAAAGCAATTAATAAATAAATAATATCAAATAACATTCGTCAACTCTGAGGATTGGATTATAATAATGCAAAATTGCACCACAGAATAGAATCACGCAATAATAAATAAAGTGCGATTTAAAGCCACAAAATCATATAATCTTAAATTTATTTTTTTAAACAATAGCATCACTTAAATCACACTTTCTTTATTTCTATTACTATCTGCCGGGCATTAATTTTTCAAACATTTTGAAAGCGATTAAAAATAAACCAATAATCACACCAAGCAAGAAAACTCAATATGTAGCAAAGAAATTAACGAAATTTGGCATATTACCACCAATAATATCAGTTCGAATATTACCAAACGCTTTAATTAATGCTTTTCATAAGTTAGTAACCGGCTTGTTCACCAGTAATTGCTATTGGTGGTGTTGTTGTTCCATTAAGAAAAATTCTAAACATATAATCACCCCCCCCCATTTTTTTCTAAACAAAATATGATTTAATCTTATAAAATAAAATAACCATAAATAAGACAATGAATACTAATACCATTCAAAAGGCAATATTTGCTATTAAAAGTCAAAGTAGTTCTTTGGTTAAATCAATTTTTTTGCCAGAAACTCGCGCCGGAATAACTGTAATTTGAATAAATAAATCCCAAAAATACAATTTTGTCATTTCTCAATCTAAATCTTTTCAAGCAACTAAAAACATAATAATTACCGCTTAAAAGGTCAAAAGAGTAGAAAAATAATGGCCGCGAAAAGCATTACAATTATTAAAATTGAAAACAAAAATACAACTTGGGGCGGTAAATCAGCGGTTGGATAAATTAATTCAATTAACTCAATAATTATTTTTTTAAACATTTTCTAAACCTAATTTTTAATTTCTTTTTCATCTTGTTCTAATAAATTTCACTTAAACTTCGCAATAAATATTCGTTGTGCATAAGTAAAATCTTTTGGCAACTGTTTTGCTTCACTATCATATTTCTTTTTATCTTTAAAAAACCGATAAATATTAACCGCAATATAATATGCTAGTAATAATGTTAAAATCGTAAAAAATACTAATCCAAATATACTCATCTTTCTTTTCTCCTTAATTTTCTAATCTTTTTAATATGCAATATTAACACAAAGTCAATTATCACCGACTAAACCAGTTTTAACAGATTCAACTGCAGATTTAGACGCTCAAATTTTTTGTTCTAATCCAGTTTTTTTATTAATAGAATATATAAACTTTCGACAATAATTTTTAGGTGGTTCATCCACACTAACTCACATTTTCATTTCTAAAACTCCAAAACTATTTTTTTACTACATCAAATCAAAAAATTGCAATAACTTAGTTAAATAACTAAACTCATCCATAACTAGCGGGCGCGGAGCATGGAGCATACGCTTTCCGCACCGCCTTGCCACTATAAACATCAACCCAAAATGTTTTTTTTATTTACCTCTATTCTTAAGGCGCCTTAAAACACTTTTAAAATTAATTTTTAAAATAATTAAAACTTACATCCTTTTTATCGTTTTCTTTTTCAGCAATAAAAAAATTTAACAATTCTTGTCCTATAATCAAATTAGACTCCTGCTCTTTTTTATTAACCGAAACCAACTGATAATCACCATTTCAAATTATTCCAATACAAATAGAATTTTCATATTTGCCTTTATAAACAAATCGTTTTGAAAATCAAATACCAATAGGATTACTAAATCACGGAATTTCTGGTGCCTTAATAAGCATTGCGTTTTGTGTTTCTTTTAAAAGATATTTTTTAGTATTTAAAAAAATATTTTCAATATTTCTCACATACATACCACCTTCCTTACAAATATATTTAGTTATATTAAACTAAGTTATATTTAACTTAGTTAGATAACTAAGCTAAATATTTATTTTGTTAAACATTTATGTTTAACAAAATTTGTTAGTAAACTTCGTTTACTAATTAACTTAGTTTATTACTATCAAGGCACAAAAAAATACAAGGCACAACTAAAAATAATAAATATTAATTTAACCTTATATTTTTTGTAATAAATAAATGAGCTCGTATTTATTTATTAATTAACAGCAAGCTTGTAAAAACCAAAATCTTGTCATATATATGTATATGGTTTCTACATATTTTAAATAAAAGTCCATTTTATTTTTCTATTCAATTTTAATTTTATTTTCACTAATTAATTCTAAATTAACACGATTTTTTTCATCAATACCAATTACTTTTATTGTTACTTTTTGTTTTAATTTTAATAACGAAGTATTTTTCGGAATTTTTGAATTATGTAATAATCCATCAATATTCTCTTTTAAATTAATAAAGTAACCAAACTTTTCAATCCGAACAACAGTTCCCGTAATAATTTCTCCAATTATAACCGGTTCAATAATATCTTTAATTAATTTTTCTGCCATTAATATTGATGCTTCATCTTTATGATAAATAGTTACTTTACCATGATCATCAATATCAATTTTAACATTATCAGAAACTTCAACAATATTAGTAATTACTTTACCACCAACACCAATAACATCACGAATACGATTAATCGGAATTTGTAATTGTTTAATTTTAGGAGCATTTTTACTTACTTTATCACGAGCAACATCAATTGTTTTTTTCATATTATCTAAAATATTCTTTCGCCCAATTTTAGCTTGCAGTAATACTTCTTTAAAAATTTCCATTGTAATGCCATCAATTTTAATATCCATTTGTAAAGCACAAATTCCTTGGTTTGTTCCTGAAACTTTAAAATCCATATCGCCAAAGTGATCTTCACTACCTTGAATATCACTTAAAATAACATAATCATTACCATCTTTAATTAATCCCATTGCACTCCCGGCAACACTAGATTTCAACGGTACTCCACTAGCCATTAAAGCTAATGAAGAAGCACAAATTGCTGCTTGGGAGGTTGAACCATTAGATGCCAATACTTCCGTTACAACTCTAATCGTATAAGGAAAATCATCAATATTAGGCAATACTTGTAACAATGCTTTTTCTGCTAATGCTCCATGACCAATTTCTCTTCTAGTTGGTGGTCCAAATCTTCCGGTTTCGCCAACTGAAAATGATGGAAAATTATAATGATGCATAAAGCGTTTACTTTCCTCTTCTGTTAAACCATCAATAATTTGATGTTCTCCTAGAGCTCCTAAAGTTACAATTGATAATACTTGCGTTTCGCCACGAGTAAATAAAGCACTACCGTGAACTATTGGCAGAAAATCAATAATTGATGTTAGCTGTCGAATTTCATTGCTCACACGACCATCTAAACGAATTTTCTTATTAATAATAAAATTACGAACAATTTTCTTTAATAAAGTTTGATAAATAGCTCTAATTTGTTTAATAACCATTTTTTTTTCTAATTCATTAACATATTGTTGATTATCATAAACAGCAAACAAGGCATTATAAACATCTTTTAAAGCTTTTTTTTGTTCTTGTTTC from Spiroplasma endosymbiont of Agriotes lineatus includes these protein-coding regions:
- a CDS encoding integrase core domain-containing protein, which codes for MQRAIKNFGELGITIKRLRTDNAPEFTTTNWSNKKAYKVKERPFTTFLSRNRIVHETISIRSPQSNGKIERFRQHYNKLFYSKDKKLNQNELQHYLNKYYYFYNFERCHSSLNIKTPF
- a CDS encoding polyribonucleotide nucleotidyltransferase; translation: MNKEQKFTNNFNGKKIVIEYGSLASLATSSILVRYEESTVLSIVSFNEEPSTLDFFPLTVVFQEKLYSVGKIPGGFFKREGKPSEYSTLASRLIDRPLRPLFPNNFNHEIQVINNVLTVDSKADVRMAALLGSSLALCISKIPFNGPVAGVVIGKINGELICNPTSQQLEQSSLELIVAGTKASINMVEASGQEISEEEMLVAISTAHTEIKKLVAFQEDIINIIGQEKMPIIELEFDNKLVSTITSQYEQQIIKALSIKTKQEQKKALKDVYNALFAVYDNQQYVNELEKKMVIKQIRAIYQTLLKKIVRNFIINKKIRLDGRVSNEIRQLTSIIDFLPIVHGSALFTRGETQVLSIVTLGALGEHQIIDGLTEEESKRFMHHYNFPSFSVGETGRFGPPTRREIGHGALAEKALLQVLPNIDDFPYTIRVVTEVLASNGSTSQAAICASSLALMASGVPLKSSVAGSAMGLIKDGNDYVILSDIQGSEDHFGDMDFKVSGTNQGICALQMDIKIDGITMEIFKEVLLQAKIGRKNILDNMKKTIDVARDKVSKNAPKIKQLQIPINRIRDVIGVGGKVITNIVEVSDNVKIDIDDHGKVTIYHKDEASILMAEKLIKDIIEPVIIGEIITGTVVRIEKFGYFINLKENIDGLLHNSKIPKNTSLLKLKQKVTIKVIGIDEKNRVNLELISENKIKIE